The region GCGGACATTAAGCGCGATGGCAAGCACTGGTACCAGCGGTTTGTGGACGCGCAGCCGGAGCCTCTGGAGGAGGGCGGCAATGCCCGCGGCACGGGTACGGCGATTCGTTTCTGGCCGGACCCGGAGATTTTTGAGACCACGGAGTTTAAGTGGGACACGATCGCGCGTCGATTGCAGGAGATGGCGTTCCTGAACAAGGGCCTGACCATCACGCTGAAGGATGAGCGCGTCTCCGAGGAGGAGCTTGAGCTCGAGGCGATCGCGGAGGAGGGCGAGACGGCCGCTGCGGTCGGCTCGGACTCGTTTGACGACGCCACCGAGGGTGACACATCTGCCACCCCGAAGAAGCGCGAGAAGAAGGTCACGTACCACTACCCGGACGGCTTGATTGATTACGTCAACTACCTGAATAAGTCGAAGACGGCGATCCACCCGACGATCGTGGGCTTTGACCAGAAGGGTGACGGCCTTGAGGCTGAGGTGGCGATGCAGTGGAACAGCTCCTTCAAGGAGTCTGTGCACACCTTCGCGAACACCATTAATACGCATGAGGGCGGTACGCACGAGGAGGGTTTCCGTGCGGCGTTGACCACCCTGATGAACCGTTACGCGCGTGACCATAAGCTGCTGAAGGACAAGGAGCCGAACCTCACTGGTGATGACTGCCGTGAGGGCCTCGCGGCCGTGGTGTCTGTCCGCGTGGCGGACCCGCAGTTTGAGGGCCAGACGAAGACGAAGCTCGGCAATACCGAGGTGAAGGGCTTCGTGCAGCGCGCCGTGAACGAGAATCTGTCGGATTGGTTTGATGCCAACCCGGCGGAGGCGAAGGCCATTATTTCGAAGGCTGTGTCGTCGTCGCAGGCGCGTCAGGCGGCGCGCAAGGCGCGTGACTTGGTGCGTCGCAAGTCGGCGACGGACTTGGGTGGCCTGCCGGGTAAGTTGGCGGATTGCCGTTCGAAGGACCCGAAGCTTTCCGAGCTGTTCATTGTTGAGGGTGACTCAGCAGGTGGTTCGGCGAAGCAGGGCCGCGACTCGATGTACCAGGCGATCCTCCCGCTGCGCGGCAAGATCCTGAACGTGGAGAAGGCCCGCATGGACCGCGTGTTGAAGAACGCGGAGGTCCAGGCGATCATCACCGCGCTGGGTACGGGTATTCACGAAGAGTTCGATATTTCGAAGCTGCGCTACCACAAGATTGTGCTGATGGCGGATGCTGACGTCGACGGCCAGCACATCGCAACGCTGCTGCTTACCCTGCTGTTCCGCTTCATGCCGGAGCTCATCGAGGAGGGCCACGTCTACCTGGCGAACCCGCCGCTGTACAAGCTGAAGTGGGCGAAGGGTGAGCCTGGCTACGCCTTCTCCGACGCGGAGCGCGACCAGTTGCTCGCGGAGGGCCTGGAGGCCGGCCGCAAGATCAACACGGATGACGGCATCCAGCGTTACAAGGGTCTGGGTGAGATGAACCCGAGCGAGCTGTGGGAGACCACGCTGGACCGGGAGCACCGTATTCTGCGTCGTGTTGATGTGGAGGACGCTCAGCGCGCTGATGAGCTGTTTAGCATCCTGATGGGTGATGATGTCGCGGCTCGCCGTTCCTTCATCACCCGCAAGGCGAAGGACGTCCGTTTCCTGGACGTCTAGCTTTCCATCTGCTTTTCGACGACCTCTCCGATCCGCGGCAGCGCAGGCCCCACAATTTTGGCGGCTTTGCTGCGGAAGGTGGCGTAGATCTTCTGTACGCCGGCTGGCATGGAGTCGCGGAGGTTGTCGCCGAGTGAGACGAGTTCTGTGACCACGTCGTCTTCGTGTTGTGCGAGGTATTCGCCGAAGGCGGCGTGGTCGCTGTTTTTGTAGTCTTCCCAGCGGGGGTTGAGCTGCTCGAGGAGTTGGGGGAGTACGGTGTTGATGCCTTTGTGCAGGATCCGGGCGTCGACTTTCTTTACGCCCGCGATTGCGGAGCGCAGCGCCATGCCGGTGAGTCCGCTTTGGTCTGCGACGGTCTGGTCGACCACTCCGGCGAGCGCGTCGACAATTCCTGGGCGGCGCCCGTTGTGAAGCAGTGCGTTGAGTCCTTGTGGTGTTTCCATGCCGTTGATTGTATGACAAATGCGACCTGCCCCCGGCAGGTCGCATTGTTACGTTGAGCGTTGCGGCTCTTCCGCCACAGCAGTCACACAGGACACTGTAACCACAACAGGAACAAACTTATCATGAGTCACAGCGGTTACATATTTGGGGTGGGGTTTAGACCTTGGGCAGCATCTTCTGCAGCTCGTTGAGGTCGATCTTGGAGAAGTCGAAAATACGGTTACCCTGGGAGGATCCCATCACGCCCGAGAACCCGGCCTGGCGCGCGAGGTCGTCGACGGCT is a window of Corynebacterium pseudogenitalium DNA encoding:
- a CDS encoding DUF6918 family protein: METPQGLNALLHNGRRPGIVDALAGVVDQTVADQSGLTGMALRSAIAGVKKVDARILHKGINTVLPQLLEQLNPRWEDYKNSDHAAFGEYLAQHEDDVVTELVSLGDNLRDSMPAGVQKIYATFRSKAAKIVGPALPRIGEVVEKQMES
- the gyrB gene encoding DNA topoisomerase (ATP-hydrolyzing) subunit B, which translates into the protein MADQQPHYDASSITILEGLEAVRKRPGMYIGSTGERGLHHLVWEVVDNSVDEAMAGYADRVDVTLLADGGVEVVDNGRGIPVEMHPSGAPTVQVVMTQLHAGGKFDSESYAVSGGLHGVGISVVNALSTRVEADIKRDGKHWYQRFVDAQPEPLEEGGNARGTGTAIRFWPDPEIFETTEFKWDTIARRLQEMAFLNKGLTITLKDERVSEEELELEAIAEEGETAAAVGSDSFDDATEGDTSATPKKREKKVTYHYPDGLIDYVNYLNKSKTAIHPTIVGFDQKGDGLEAEVAMQWNSSFKESVHTFANTINTHEGGTHEEGFRAALTTLMNRYARDHKLLKDKEPNLTGDDCREGLAAVVSVRVADPQFEGQTKTKLGNTEVKGFVQRAVNENLSDWFDANPAEAKAIISKAVSSSQARQAARKARDLVRRKSATDLGGLPGKLADCRSKDPKLSELFIVEGDSAGGSAKQGRDSMYQAILPLRGKILNVEKARMDRVLKNAEVQAIITALGTGIHEEFDISKLRYHKIVLMADADVDGQHIATLLLTLLFRFMPELIEEGHVYLANPPLYKLKWAKGEPGYAFSDAERDQLLAEGLEAGRKINTDDGIQRYKGLGEMNPSELWETTLDREHRILRRVDVEDAQRADELFSILMGDDVAARRSFITRKAKDVRFLDV